One window from the genome of Yarrowia lipolytica chromosome 1B, complete sequence encodes:
- a CDS encoding uncharacterized protein (Compare to YALI0B06710g, some similarities with uniprot|Q9UVF6 Yarrowia lipolytica Pal2 protein and to palH Emericella nidulans), whose protein sequence is MIFWPIAALLLCLSGADANKHFRAAPPQVHFPECRPWLIEGHILQGEFPLSLDTGEEHVSGLMLYTPRCEDGAPILDLTQFRKQRAPYIFALFLDARVLADRNPGPDPNHRFESEEGEDGDTDALQSIDPSTQMPKWITHQGPAPWQEPFEQSVVIISLVAASCVAVVWILTLVAWSQMHVRSWIMLISITAAAATLTVAFGIMVSATRKDFYRGILDAGGVVDALSGITGSDDIIGRGSMAVAIVHYMSGVIIYAAELECLLRAFSDRINERRVAMWGGTGLAVGAKTLWAIYVFVPVDSVQDNEALTSVTVAAYLLETAVSVLFACALFAFGVGHVTTAYSSVTLPLGILVHALSLVPFAAFITDLALPDDTRWMWYVRVAAESACVVLLWMWMDRIDEQATEEEEGAILGRRVFPEENQTFNGLGYVTGGGKAVSESSTSTENTLHQAASHPVSQTNSHPVTYNPNAYVYEEDKVRATIMRFLPPQLQFNRPNTGSSGVSGDTAYLAVRSPERTFQYPALGTPVNTPPNDDTTNDPRHNHVSPNEDPPTRHFNPALVEP, encoded by the coding sequence ATGATATTCTGGCCCATTGCGGCTCTGCTCCTCTGCCTATCGGGAGCAGACGCAAACAAACACTTTCGAGCAGCCCCGCCACAGGTGCATTTTCCCGAGTGTCGACCGTGGCTTATCGAAGGGCACATTTTGCAGGGCGAGTTCCCGCTGAGCTTGGATACGGGCGAAGAGCACGTCTCGGGACTGATGCTGTACACACCTCGGTGCGAGGACGGGGCGCCAATACTGGATCTCACGCAGTTTCGCAAACAACGAGCACCATACATTTTTGCTTTGTTTCTCGACGCCAGAGTGCTGGCAGACCGAAACCCGGGCCCAGACCCCAATCACCGGTTCGAATCggaggaaggagaagatggagacacTGACGCGCTGCAGAGCATCGACCCAAGCACCCAAATGCCCAAATGGATCACCCACCAAGGCCCCGCGCCGTGGCAAGAACCGTTTGAACAGAGCGTGGTGATCATCTCCCTGGTAGCAGCCAGCTGTGTGGCAGTGGTGTGGATTCTGACACTCGTGGCCTGGTCTCAAATGCACGTGCGATCGTGGATCATGCTCATTTCAATCACAGCAGCCGCAGCAACCCTGACAGTGGCGTTTGGCATTATGGTCTCAGCAACAAGAAAAGACTTCTACCGAGGAATACTGGACGCCGGAGGAGTGGTCGACGCCCTGTCAGGAATCACCGGAAGCGACGACATCATTGGTAGAGGCTCCATGGCCGTGGCAATCGTGCATTACATGTCTGGAGTGATCATCTACGCCGCAGAATTGGAATGTCTGCTGAGAGCATTCTCCGACAGAATCAACGAACGAAGAGTCGCCATGTGGGGAGGAACCGGTCTTGCAGTGGGAGCAAAAACCCTATGGGCCATCTACGTGTTTGTTCCCGTGGACAGCGTGCAGGATAACGAGGCCCTGACGTCGGTGACGGTGGCAGCCTATCTCCTGGAAACCGCAGTGTCGGTGCTGTTCGCATGCGCGCTCTTCGCCTTTGgtgttggtcacgtgaccacgGCCTATTCGTCCGTGACTCTTCCACTCGGCATTCTTGTGCATGCTCTTTCTCTGGTCCCGTTTGCTGCCTTCATTACCGATCTGGCTCTTCCAGACGACACCCGGTGGATGTGGTATGTTCGGGTGGCTGCCGAGTCCGCCTGTGTGGTACTCTTGTGGATGTGGATGGACCGTATCGACGAGCAGGCGaccgaggaagaagaaggagcgatTCTAGGCCGACGAGTGTTCCCCGAAGAGAACCAGACCTTCAACGGACTCGGATACGTCACCGGAGGAGGTAAAGCAGTGTCTGAGAGTTCAACAAGCACCGAAAACACACTGCATCAAGCTGCCTCTCATCCAGTGTCCCAGACAAACTCACACCCTGTGACCTACAATCCCAACGCCTATGTCTATGAAGAAGACAAGGTGAGAGCTACAATCATGCGGTTTCTTCCTCCCCAACTGCAATTCAACCGACCAAACACCGGCTCGTCCGGAGTGTCTGGAGATACCGCGTATCTGGCTGTTCGGTCGCCGGAACGCACTTTTCAGTACCCTGCCTTGGGCACTCCGGTCAACACTCCTCCGAACGACGACACTACTAACGACCCCCGCCataatcacgtgagtccCAATGAGGATCCTCCCACACGACATTTTAATCCTGCTCTTGTCGAGCCCTGA
- a CDS encoding uncharacterized protein (Compare to YALI0B06732g, similar to DEHA0F07326g Debaryomyces hansenii IPF 8538.1), protein MVDDKYIGLALAISSSLAIGTSFIITKKGLMDASSRHSADAGDSFAYLKNPIWWAGMITMAVGEIANFAAYTFAPAILVTPLGALSVIIGAVLASFFLKEKLGILGSLGCAICLIGSVIIVLHAPADKDVQTVDEILNYAVQPGFLMYICAVAAFAGFMIYKVAPRLGRVNPMIYISICSSVGSISVMSIKAFGIALKLSLGGNNQFTHPSTYVFLIVVAVCIVTQMNYFNKALDQFDTNIVNPLYYVTFTTCTLAASFILFQGFNTSSAVDVISLICGFLIIFTGVYLLNISKTDPDGSNLMPGRALDGIPMDNGVASLQTRRSAQFARNSLHRRSDSLRQHEVRLVNDYDEEQSLGMTRLDDLDDEDDGFDISDERELLRRH, encoded by the coding sequence ATGGTAGACGATAAATACATTGGACTGGCGCTGGCCatctcgtcgtcgctggCCATTGGCACGTCgttcatcatcaccaagaagggTCTCATGGATGCCTCCTCCCGACACTCGGCCGACGCCGGCGACTCGTTTGCCTATCTGAAAAACCCCATCTGGTGGGCCGGCATGATCACCATGGCGGTCGGCGAGATAGCCAACTTCGCGGCCTACACGTTTGCGCCGGCGATTCTTGTCACGCCGCTGGGCGCGCTTTCCGTCATCATTGGAGCTGTTCTGGCGTCGTTTTTCCTCAAGGAAAAACTCGGCATTctgggctctctgggcTGCGCCATCTGCCTGATCGGCTCGGTCATCATCGTGCTCCATGCGCCAGCCGACAAGGACGTTCAGACCGtcgacgagattctcaactacGCCGTGCAGCCCGGGTTTCTCATGTATATTTGCGCCGTGGCCGCGTTCGCCGGATTCATGATCTACAAGGTGGCCCCACGACTGGGACGAGTCAACCCCATGATCTACATTTCCATCTGCTCATCGGTGGGCTCCATCTCGGTCATGAGTATAAAGGCGTTTGGAATCGCCCTCAAGCTGTCGCTGGGCGGCAACAACCAGTTCACCCACCCATCCACCTACGTGTTCCTCATCGTCGTGGCGGTGTGCATCGTCACCCAGATGAactacttcaacaaggCCCTCGACCAATTTGAcaccaacattgtcaaccCTCTGTACTACGTCACTTTCACCACCTGCACTCTGGCGGCTTCGTTCATTCTGTTCCAGGGGTTCAACACCAGCTCCGCCGTCGACGTGATTTCGCTCATTTGTGGCtttctcatcatcttcaccgGAGTCTATTTGTTGAATATCTCCAAGACGGACCCCGATGGATCCAACCTCATGCCCGGCCGGGCTCTGGATGGCATTCCCATGGACAATGGCGTGGCGTCGCTGCAGACCCGACGGTCGGCCCAGTTTGCCCGAAACTCGCTGCATCGACGGTCCGATTCGCTCAGACAGCATGAGGTGCGGCTCGTCAACgactacgacgaggagcAGTCGCTGGGCATGACGCGGCTGGATGatctggacgacgaggacgacggcTTTGATATTTCCGACGAGAGGGAGTTGTTGAGACGGCACTAG
- a CDS encoding uncharacterized protein (Compare to YALI0B06754g, weakly similar to uniprot|P40087 Saccharomyces cerevisiae YER143w DDI1 induced in response to DNA alkylation damage, similar to Saccharomyces cerevisiae DDI1 (YER143W); ancestral locus Anc_8.185) — translation MQIFVTTPSENVFGLEVAADMAYEDLLAFVEMEASVPSKDIILSLNGNPIVDTDPKATIGSLGVTDNSMLLLTTKRVAPNPSTSAQPAIPTLDFSSIQIPGLPAAQRVDPRAEQIRTQILERADSLDQLKLSNPELAEHVHDSQKFSDAFTKLQNELRAKEVERKKELQRLYADPDNEDNQKRIMEIIRQENVEESYQNAMEHHPEMFIRTDMLYINCRINGHDVKAFVDTGAQMTILSEEFCEKVGLSHMLDVKFAGVARGVGSGKILGRVHSVPLQIGSSFFPASVSVIEGDQLQFILGLDMLKRFKANVNLRTNQLEIGEEKATFLGEKDLPDEFGKLGQEKEKKQDHGSAGDAFKDEDIVNLMSLGYSREKVVVALKQTDGDVELAASLLFSQ, via the coding sequence ATGCAAATCTTTGTGACAACGCCATCTGAAAACGTGTTTGGACTAGAGGTCGCCGCAGATATGGCCTACGAGGACCTGCTGGCTTTTGTAGAGATGGAGGCGTCCGTGCCGTCCAAGGACATCATTCTGAGTCTCAACGGCAACCCCATTGTCGACACAGACCCCAAGGCGACGATTGGGTCTCTTGGAGTCACCGACAACTCCATGCTTCTTCTCACCACCAAACGAGTGGCTCCCAATCCCTCCACGTCCGCCCAGCCCGCCATTCCCACACTGGACTTCTCGTCAATCCAGATTCCCGGACTGCCCGCGGCTCAGCGGGTTGATCCCCGCGCCGAGCAGATCCGAACGCAGATTCTGGAGCGAGCAGACTCGCTGGATCAGCTGAAACTCAGCAACCCCGAGCTTGCCGAGCACGTGCACGACTCACAAAAGTTCTCCGACGCCTTCACCAAGCTGCAGAACGAGCTGCGGGCCAAGGAAGTCGAGcgcaagaaggagctgcagCGGCTCTACGCCGACCCCGACAATGAAGACAACCAGAAACGAATCATGGAGATCATTCGACAGGAAAACGTGGAGGAGTCGTACCAGAACGCCATGGAACACCACCCGGAGATGTTTATTCGAACAGACATGCTGTACATCAATTGCCGTATCAACGGACACGATGTCAAGGCGTTTGTGGACACCGGAGCCCAGATGACGATTCTGTCGGAGGAGTTTTGCGAAAAGGTCGGCCTGTCGCACATGCTGGATGTCAAGTTTGCCGGTGTGGCGCGAGGAGTGGGTTCGGGCAAGATTCTGGGCCGCGTACACTCTGTGCCTCTTCAGATCGGTTCCTCGTTCTTCCCCGCCTCCGTTTCGGTCATTGAAGGCGACCAGCTCCAATTCATTCTGGGGCTCGACATGCTCAAGCGATTCAAGGCCAACGTCAACTTGCGGACCAACCAGCTGGAGATTGGGGAGGAAAAGGCCACCTTCTTGGGCGAGAAGGATCTTCCCGACGAGTTTGGCAAGCTGGgccaggagaaggaaaagaaacaGGACCATGGGTCTGCCGGAGACGCGTTCAAGGATGAAGATATTGTCAATCTCATGTCTCTGGGTTATTCCAGGGAAAAGGTTGTGgttgctctcaagcagACTGACGGCGATGTGGAGTTGGCTGCTTCTTTGTTGTTTTCTCAGTGA
- a CDS encoding uncharacterized protein (Compare to YALI0B06776g, similar to uniprot|Q6CB44 Yarrowia lipolytica YALI0C22044g) — MRPTLVRPDLGEIHDRFELGIEGASSCPGERPCPRRMRVLKRLVLTTYEQLMDMSDDNVTHSDWAWSMRMVVETCLREIMQLGLMRTIYDLVFSLHCGCMGAPVTRGRLDKYSTKYGSYQTTFKDAYEITCDYFRLYRLDEKKLKAFCAQHDQDTALEIVLAAIGGEKPPMVDEEARETVREIRNSIWKSARETYFKLKNDGRETYDLDVVFDNEEPPFPNHVFMSLASHFFADHGWLPVGDNVGIFKDQNMTLKARRTASPDLLDRLGVMFNHHGIVLPAWLSSWTGLPESARRALPETMWMSDSGRFSMAVYKPAFEREKLLIDMFPAARNLPASVLLRVSLFMHQTNALNSNVLLHMEDYFRTRTEGRYQGMPEKDPRGGNIRVDLDTCFREMVACNFGFDKVIKDGQMPGFESFQKTGKITGLPFSSR; from the coding sequence ATGCGGCCGACGTTAGTGAGACCTGATCTGGGGGAGATCCACGACCGATTCGAGCTGGGAATTGAAGGAGCATCCAGTTGCCCGGGCGAGCGACCGTGTCCACGACGAATGCGTGTTTTGAAACGTCTGGTATTGACGACTTATGAGCAGTTGATGGACATGAGTGACGACAACGTGACCCATTCCGACTGGGCCTGGAGCATGCGGATGGTGGTTGAGACGTGTTTACGGGAGATTATGCAACTGGGTCTGATGCGTACCATCTACGACCTGGTGTTTTCGCTCCATTGTGGCTGTATGGGGGCTCCCGTGACGCGAGGGCGCCTTGACAAGTACTCGACCAAGTATGGCAGCTACCAGACCACGTTCAAGGATGCCTATGAGATCACGTGCGACTATTTCCGGCTGTATCGACTTGATGAGAAGAAACTGAAGGCGTTTTGTGCCCAGCATGATCAGGATACCGCTCTGGAGATTGTGTTGGCAGCCATTGGGGGGGAGAAACCGCCAATGGTCGATGAGGAGGCTCGCGAGACCGTGAGGGAGATTCGAAACAGCATCTGGAAGAGCGCGAGAGAGACGTATttcaagctcaagaacgacGGGCGCGAAACGTATGATTTGGACGTTGTTTTCGACAATGAAGAGCCGCCGTTTCCAAACCACGTTTTCATGAGTTTGGCGAGCCATTTTTTCGCGGACCATGGTTGGTTGCCTGTTGGTGACAATGTGGGCATATTCAAGGACCAGAATATGACTCTTAAGGCTCGCCGAACCGCGTCTCCGGACCTGTTGGATCGTTTGGGGGTCATGTTTAACCACCATGGCATTGTTCTGCCGGCTTGGCTGTCATCTTGGACGGGTCTGCCTGAGTCTGCTCGGCGGGCCCTTCCCGAAACCATGTGGATGTCTGATTCGGGGCGATTCAGCATGGCTGTTTACAAGCCTGCGTTCGAACGGGAGAAGCTGTTGATCGACATGTTTCCTGCCGCCCGGAATCTGCCCGCTTCTGTTCTTTTGCGGGTGTCGTTGTTTATGCACCAGACCAACGcgctcaactccaacgtGCTGCTTCATATGGAGGACTACTTCCGGACTCGGACGGAGGGGCGGTATCAGGGTATGCCGGAAAAGGACCCCCGTGGAGGCAATATCCGAGTCGATCTAGACACATGTTTCAGAGAAATGGTGGCCTGTAACTTTGGCTTCGACAAAGTCATCAAAGACGGCCAAATGCCGGGATTCGAGAGCTTTCAAAAAACAGGGAAAATCACCGGACTTCCGTTTTCCAGTCGCTGA
- a CDS encoding uncharacterized protein (Compare to YALI0B06787g, no similarity), protein MFCFLRELLTTYNPEHVNKGPFLQACVDYANKHDPEIWHDGDDDWTLWLVTNMIHPLIVCEKPLFASFGQLDKTEICVEGKTFKVTAKGSVCYAYNRCGKGMYAVGYLCEAGAVNLMSHDTFLRLRGASVRRDHDHSLLEMPLLKTEISMGGEEKVFWKGQEIGRVDLRYWHERLGHISGATMKNYQKVIKGLPPYFWW, encoded by the coding sequence ATGTTTTGTTTCCTGAGAGAGCTCCTCACCACCTACAACCCCGAGCACGTCAACAAGGGACCCTTTTTGCAGGCGTGTGTGGATTATGCCAACAAACACGACCCGGAGATCTGgcatgatggagatgatgattGGACCTTGTGGCTGGTCACCAACATGATCCATCCGTTGATCGTATGCGAAAAGCCACTGTTTGCGAGTTTTGGCCAACTGGATAAGACCGAAATCTGTGTGGAAGGAAAGACTTTCAAAGTGACTGCCAAGGGCTCCGTTTGTTACGCCTATAACCGTTGCGGAAAGGGCATGTACGCTGTGGGTTACCTATGTGAGGCTGGGGCGGTGAATCTGATGAGCCATGACACGTTTCTACGTCTTCGAGGAGCCTCCGTGAGGCGAGATCACGACCATTCGTTGCTGGAAATGCCGCTGTTGAAAACTGAAATCTCCAtgggaggagaagaaaaggTGTTTTGGAAGGGTCAAGAGATTGGCCGAGTCGATCTGCGTTATTGGCATGAACGACTGGGTCATATCAGTGGGGCTACAATGAAGAACTACCAAAAGGTGATCAAGGGTCTCCCTCCGTATTTTTGGTGGTAA
- a CDS encoding uncharacterized protein (Compare to YALI0B06809g, no similarity): MDLLDFESSPSQLLMSSGIDLNAMNMNIGYQPGNQSQGYGQGQMMNPGQPQQQPQQPQQQQGMGQQGMGMSPQMNFHMGQQGQQGQQGQQMGGLPRSQQTQQTQQSQGPPTTLNPQQMARMHQVARQRFNIMTEINKELIKCAIGTSSFHPPIAQGQQPNPDPEAYRSVLQRLQCNLLYMASSAERLGKTPALNIDMALSAPSILTPPDCAPFLGQLYQRLKQMFPDQKPMAQVQGQQGMGPGQPQVRQQPPGQGQGPQQQSMPQHSPPMMNQMLGQGQQNQGGQQNQGGQGPDMGMNPMMMSNQQQQQQQQQAAAGNSGFPDAVCGRNEHDGGTASPPATTPATTPATAAATAAAAAAAAADERHFHVFQHQHVTRRIGDCLQNTRCWSCSMFAFLPPSFLRHCILTNIYLDKRMTTF, translated from the coding sequence ATGGACCTCTTAGACTTTgagtcttctccatcacaACTCTTGATGAGTTCCGGCATTGACCTCAACGCCATGAACATGAACATTGGCTATCAGCCCGGCAACCAGAGCCAGGGCTACGGGCAGGGGCAGATGATGAATCCCGGCCagccgcagcagcagcctcaacagcctcaacagcaacaggGAATGGGGCAACAAGGTATGGGCATGTCTCCGCAAATGAACTTCCACATGGGTCAACAGGGCCAACAGGGCCAGCAAGGACAACAAATGGGCGGTCTTCCTCGATCCCAACAGACCCAACAGACCCAACAGAGCCAGGGACCTCCCACCACTCTCAACCCCCAGCAAATGGCTCGAATGCACCAGGTGGCGCGTCAGCGGTTCAATATCATGACAGaaatcaacaaggagctgatCAAGTGTGCCATTGGAACGTCGTCGTTTCATCCGCCCATCGCCCAGGGCCAACAGCCCAATCCGGATCCCGAGGCCTACCGTTCGGTGCTACAGCGTCTGCAGTGCAACCTGTTGTACATGGCGTCGTCGGCGGAGCGGCTGGGCAAGACGCCGGCGCTCAATATCGACATGGCTCTTTCAGCGCCGTCGATTCTGACTCCTCCCGACTGCGCGCCGTTTCTGGGCCAGTTGTACCAGCGACTCAAACAGATGTTTCCCGACCAGAAACCCATGGCCCAAGTCCAGGGCCAGCAGGGAATGGGTCCAGGACAGCCCCAGGTGCGACAGCAACCCCCGGGTCAGGGCCAGGgtccccagcagcagtcgATGCCCCAGCATTCACCTCCGATGATGAACCAGATGCTCGGTCAGGGTcagcagaaccagggcggccagcagaaccagggcGGTCAGGGACCGGATATGGGCATGAATCCGATGATGATGtccaaccagcagcagcagcagcagcagcagcaggcagcagcaggcaACAGCGGGTTTCCGGATGCCGTCTGTGGGAGGAATGAACATGATGGGGGGACAGCCTCAcccccagcaacaaccccagcaacaaccccagcaacagccgcagcaacagcagccgcagcagcagcagcagcagccgaTGAACGACATTTCCATGTttttcaacaccaacatgtAACGCGGCGAATCGGAGATTGTCTACAGAACACCCGTTGTTGGTCTTGCTCGATGTTTGCATTTCTACCACCCTCGTTTTTGAGGCATTGTATTCTAACTAATATTTATCTTGATAAGAGAATGACGACATTTTGA